The Electrophorus electricus isolate fEleEle1 chromosome 4, fEleEle1.pri, whole genome shotgun sequence region CAGGAATCCCCTAGATTCCCACGTGGCTCGCTTGTGGTTTAGTTTGTGCTTCCTCAGACTTCTGAGTTCTTTTGAATGCagctatttttcattttaatgctctttctctttatatttttgatgtttttatcctttttttctttctctgcttttaGCTAGCATTATGTACGAGTAACACTTACTTTCAAATGATGTTTTAGCACCTTAAGACCCTACGTAATGGATGTAGGTGTAGCAGGCCTTAGTATCTTTCAGTTTCTCATgatcctgtttgtgtgtgtgggttttgtttttgtttttttgttttttgttttccagtcaGTAATTTTTAATAGATGTCACTCATAACGAGACgctgtgtaaacacactccCCCAGTCTGGACTGGGAATCTGTGCTGCTGGAGACTTGGGCAAGGCCTGTATCTCGTCGGCGTTACCCCTGAGAATGCGGGGACTTCAATGCACTTTCACTAATTTAATTATTAGTTGTCTCTCAAACTTTTCAGTTGCTTGTATTGAATAATACAATGAATCTCAGAGCAGCCATAGCATCCTAGTTTTCTCTACTGAAGTCGACCTCATTTTAAAGTTCCTTACAACTTGAGATGAACTCTTCATGGACCTGCTGGtattgtttggttgtttttgttttaacttcATTTTACCGAGTCAGCAATCAGCAGTGTCTCCTAAATGAGTGCCTTCAGGGTGTCTTTCTGTCTATCCCAACGAGCTCATGTTGACTCTCCCTACTATAAATGGTTGGACACTAAGGCAAAGTCTCTTCGAAACTGTTTTCTTATTCCAAAAGCCACAAGGGGTGTCTAAAAAGAGCATTTCACTAAGAAAGGCTAAAGCTGCTGGTGTGCCTAATGTAGCGGCGACTGGTTAGCACAGCCCAGTCTCATAATGAGAACTCTGCTGAGCTTCAGTCATAACGTGTTACGTTAGCATATTCGTTCATGTTGGCATGTTCAGCAGAATTGCGCAAAATGAGCCGACAGCTCCCATGTGTGCCTGCCCGTTTAGAatacctgtgtgggtgtgggtgtgtttgaaaCTACTATTGCTGAGCACTAATGCTGAAGGACTGAAATATTTAATGGTTTGGGCTTTTCTGAGAACCTTTCATGAGACAAGACACTAGAATGAGGGTGTTGGAATTCATATTTAAGGTGTGTTTaagtatttgtttgtgtttatagttAAGATCTTGTTGGTATAGGGGGGGATTGATGAGTAAATGGGTAGAACACACTGTAAATCAAATGGATATACTCAATATTccatattttgcaataaaagaCACTGAGAGGCTGATATGAGAAAATGTTTCCATTCATGGTACATCCTATACCACACACTAGATTAGCTCATGTTtggggcttggggggggggggggattttctTCCATCATAATGCAGAATATGAAGGTGAAATGATTCTCTCTCTACAAGTCtaaatacagattttttttttatgttttctattcagaaaaggaaaacattaaaatcaaaatccatttacttagattttttttcccccaaatgactgatatttaattattaaaggCACTAATTTACTGGGACTCTTAATATGCAAAAAGACATCCAGTCGAAACAtaaccccccaccaccaccaccaccatctaaGTTTAATAACTTAATAGTTTAAGTTAGAGGAACATGACTTGTAAATATCGACTGTATGTTTCAAAGGTTGAGATGTCAAAGTGGCAAGTGGGAAATTAGCAGAACGTCCGCCGGATTCGGCCGCTAGAGGGCAGCACAAGAcaagtaccgtaaccactgagctaccactgccccaacaGGTTCGGCCGCTAGTGGGCAGCACGGCGACGCTGCGCGCTTAACTCGCCCATTGTCCCTCCGACCGCAGAAGAAACTCAAGATGGCTGGCGACCgatgaagcaaaacaaagttGTCCAGACATTTCCGTCTTACCCGTGAGCTCCAGCAAGATCCCTGGACAGAGTACAGCTCGGAGAAGACGTGTGtagcttttttttgttgttgtctgaAGGACAGCTTCATTCCGCCGAAGTTGCGCACCAGCGTTGTTCACCGTCGTTAGCTAGCGAGGCTAGCGAGGTTAGCTCGTCCAGGTCGGTGGTTTTGTGCCTTTATGTCCGCGATGTGCCTGCAGCTGCTCCAATAAGCAGGACGTCGCAACGTTTGTAGAGCTGTAGCGCTTAGGACATCACCTCGTTCTCCTGCAGCGTAGCGGATGAGCGCTGACGAGCTGTTTTGTAACGTGAGAATATCGGGAAAGGTCGGCCGCTTTTCATGTTTGCTAACCAACCCGGTGATTAACTTGGCGGAATATTTTAGTTTAGGTCGCTGCAAAACGGACGTGTGAAAAGCGAGAGCTCTCCTGTGAATGTTGAGGACGTCCTGAACGTCGACATGGAAGCCAAGCacgacagcagcagcagcagcagcagccagagtcaccacagcagcagcagcagcggcaGCAGCAGCGGCAGCAGCAGCGACTCCAGCGGCGGCCCCGGCTCGCCAGCCAGCCCCGCACACGACGCGCCCAGGCCCGGCGGCAACGCCTTCGCCAACGACGGCAGCTTCATGGAGCTgttcaagaggaagatggaagaGGAGCGGAGGAGGAAGGAAacgggaggaggaggaggaggacacgGTGCTGCGGGAGCAGGGCAGTCGTCTCAGGAAAAGAAGACGATTAGCGTGACCAGCTTTGTAAGGGGTTTGGCAGTTGCTCTAGCCAGTGACGGCCACACTACATTAATTTATGTAGTCTGCTCAAACAGTTAAGATAACAGCCGATATACAGAGTAGAAACAGTTGCATCCACTTACCGAGGCCATCTAAAGCAGTGCGGTAGAGTTTGGGTCGTTTGCCACTGCACTTTATCCAGTCACATTACTGTACATGCACATCTGCCGAATCTTATGAGTCCTGCCCACCATGAAGATGTTTGAAGATGAGGGAATATGAAATGGTTGGGGCGGGTGAAGACTAAATGTCGATGCTGTCCTAAGTGCATGGCAGGCCTCCCCCCAAATGGCTCGTATAACGGTTACAGTCTTCTCCCCTAACCCAGGTGGGCAAGCGGAGAGGCGGTGCCAGGTTGGCTCTCAAGACGGGAGTGGTGGCCAAGAAGCAGAAACTGGACGCAGAGGTGAGTTACGTTCTTATGGAAATTTGAGGTGCggacatctttaaaaaaaaacaaaaaaactattataatAAGACACCCACTTGTATTCTCTTCCTTTTAAAATCCAAAGTTAGCCTGAAACATGCTTTGGCAGGGGTCCTACAGAAACCGCTGcagttttaactttttttggTCTTTCTTGTACCCTTTGGGACAGAAGTTCagagttttatttgttttactcCTTTGATGTCCATCCATAATACACATAATGGCTCAGGACAGAGATATCAAAACGACCAATAAGCGAAGGGAGATCGTACCATGGAAGTGGATAGGAGTAAGAGATTGGAATAGGCCTCATTTTCGCAGTGGGAGGAAAGCAGATTCTCATATTGTGACGTTTCAGACCCTTATTACCAGGCCATGACCTGAACTGTGGTACAGCCTGATGCTCTGTGTTCTAACAGCCCTCTGTCTCGCTGCTGTTTCCAGGCTGAGTCGGGCAAAGGAGACGCTTGGTCTAAATACATGGCCGAGGTGAAAAAGTACAAAGCCCATCAGTGCGGAGACGACGACAAAACCCGACCTCTGGTCAAATGACACTGCTGAACGGGATTACCTGAAGAGGCCTGCCTCTGGCCCCTCGGCCTGCAGCCAGGCTGTGACCCCGCAACCCAGCGGACGGGGCTAATCAAATGGCCACTTTGTGATTTGGTTAGGATCGTTGTAACTTTTGTTTCCCTTTTCCTTGCCCAGCAGCTTGTTTTCGTTTCTAGGTTTGCAGTTTTAGCATGTATGCAGTCAGTGGCAGCTGCAGTTATGTTTGGTGAGTCAGATGCTTTTTAAAAGTGTAATTTTGAGCATTGTGTTTACTGACATTAGTAAGATACTTTGTGGTTTTGGTAGTATCTGGACTGATGTCACACCTTGTTGATATTTTGTACActtttgggggggtgggagtCCTTGATGTCACCTGAATTTAtgggtttaaaaaaattaaaagctaTGTACTGAATAGAgtgccttttttccccccagtgaGAATCATATTACATCGCCAGTGTTGATTAAAGTCCCAGAGTTTTTGCATGTGCAAATGTCTGGTTTAAAGTTAAAGTTACAGTCCTGTAGCATTACAGCAATGTggcttgttttctctgctctgcacaccCTGGCCCCTGGGTGCGGTGGAGGGTAGTTAGGGTGATTCAGGGTGACTGAAGGGAGCAGTGCTCTGACTGCTAAATGCTATCCTGATTGACCTTCACGGGATGTGGACTCTCTCAATTCCGAATCCTTGTAAGAGCCCGGTGTTGCATGAACAGCTGCTGTACGTTAGAGATTAGCTTTACAGGCTTGGTCCTGGGTCATCATTCAGTGGATGACAATGGATGAGCACACAGGTCCAGTGTGGTGAAGAATCCTCAGATATTGCTCCTGGAGGATGTATTAGATGTACAATAAGCCTCCTGTACAAGCAGTAAGTCCTCACCCACACTAGATTACTTCTAGTGCAGGATAGACTCCAGACCTGGGACACATGGACAGGTTGGGGTTCTACCAGCTTTACAATACCTGACTGAACATATGAGCACTGTTAACATCCCTTAAGGAGTTTCGCCCCTTAAGAAAACGGACGCACCACTCTGCCTGAGTCCACACACAAGCTGACAGTACACACCACTGCCCAagtccacacccacacaaacaatgACAGCGTGCACGCCCTTCTGCCTGAGTATTGTATTCCTGCCAAGCCTTTTCTAGAACCAacaccttttttctctcttttatttagCCAATGTGAAGTTCATCTTAAGTAATACAAATGTCAAAAATTCAAGTACAATACAAATTCTACCACCAGGCCCCCATTTTGATATGGATATAAAATATTAGTTTTTGTTCAATGGAGGCTTTTTATAATTCCACCAGTAAGAGCACCAGCATGACCCTGACCTAcacctgagagagggagggacgcACTCACCCGCTCACGCGCTCCTGTTCTAGCTACCTCTTCCCTTAAAGCATTTACATATCACTAAGTGGTTCAACAATCAACTCAGTCACTCAGCCAAGATCTTCCCTCCCTGTCCACAGTGATTAAGGTCCGTCTGTGTAAACATTagccaaaaataaaagaaattcaTTCATTCTAGTGATATTAATGGTAttgaacattaatattaaattgctttttaaaaaatccatccTTAGTGGGTAAGCCAGCAGTCCATGCATATGTGGGTGGGGCCCCATGGTTGTGGCCGTATCCAGGCTCCAGAGTGTCAATCATCTGAGTGTTAGAGTCCAGTGGGACCTGGGTGATGTCATAGTGTCTTCCTTTTCAGATCCCCACCCTGGCTTTGACCCACATCTGCAACGGGAAGTGAGGATCAATTCAAAagattcaaaacaaaacagagcaagGAGTTCATGAGGACAGGCAGGagggcgggagggagggagggagggggaggaaaCCACACGCAACATCCACACCAGACCCCAAACAACGGGAGGACAGACATGCAACCACTACCAGACAAAAACATAGAAGACAGGCACCAGGCAggcagtggggggtggggagaggaggcggagcaaGGGAGCGGCGGAGGGGAGGGGCCACCGTTTACCTGAGAAAGCGAGTTGTAagtgaggaggcagagcagccTGAGCACCTGACATGAGACCCTTTAACAGATCTAAGGAAGGATGGACAAAcacatggggggtgggggatgagGAGAACCAGAGGAACGAGTGGAGAGGTAGGGGATGGGGCAGGAGCAGGACAAGAGGAGCGAAGAGGAGGACCGAGACCAGGAAGAAAGGACAGCAGAGGTGGCCAGTGCAGcagcaggagaaagaaaagaagagatttgagcagaatgaaagaaaagcagGACAGTCCAACATGGACAGAGAAGAAcggatgaaacaaaaatgagtAAAATGTTGTATGgtgagaaaatacaaaacagaccAACAACAACAGGTGAGAAACGCCACATGAACCGACACTAGCACGAGAGACGAGCCAAAGACGAGCGCGCGCAGCACGCTCGCGCAAATACACACTACTGCCACTGCACAAGGACACGCAAGCTCACTAATGTCAGTCAAGTTCTCCAGACTTGAACACGTCCCGAGCGCGGCAGCCCAGCCCTCCCTCTGCAGCGCCTGGGGGTCATGTTTACATTCACCTTTACGTGTCTGCGTGTTGAGGGCCAAAAAGCCGAAATAGCGAATAATGTAGGTGTGTAGGCTGCACATCCAGTTATGAGCACATCCTGCATTTCTTTAATGCATATAAAACACTACATGCAAAATCACATATTTGGATTGGCTGTCAGAAGCAAgatactgtatatattaacatatatatattcatatataaaacCCTAAAAGTGGCATAAACTTTAAGAACATATTTATGCAGATGCGTGTGTAAATGAACGATGGGCCACAATGGGCCAGTACATTAATGATAGCAAACAGGTTCAGAGCTGTCACTCAGCAGTCAGTGTACAGACTGAGAGGGAAGACAGCACGAGAAATCCCTTATCAGGAGTacagaagagacacagagagagagagagagagagacagacagactcactGGGGGGTAGACTATATCCTGAGCTGGTGGGGTTCGCCGAGCTGGCCCCTGCAGCGGTGacggtgggtggggggaggttgAGAAGCCCGGGGAATTGGAACGGGAGTGAGACGGGCACCAGTCCCCCCAGCATCCCGAAGCCCAGCGGTAGGCTGGGGGTCCCGGAGCCCAGCAGGGTCCCGCCAGTGGACGACACCTGCACAGGACAAGCACAGCGAAGCCGTCTGAGAGGGTGGTGCCCCGCACCCCCGAGAGGGTCTGCTTAGAACATTCCACCAGCACAAGGCAAATAGCAGGCCATACCATCTCCACAAGCCCAGGACACACCACAGCCCCAGGGCATGATGGGAAAACAAGACAGGGTTGCATGTGTCCTTGGTAAGGGACGGACTTTCTGCTGACAGATGAGTGGTGTCATCACAACTCACATACCTTGAGTAATCTAGAAGGTGTTCCAGAGCCCATGTTTGACCTGTACCTgaccattaaaaaacacaagctGAAGAGAAAAAGTGCTTGCTAAACTCTTCTGTGGGTGACTAGCACCACATCGCCCTGAGTGGACAGTAGGGGGCTGGGCGTGTTCTGAGGGGCCCTCTGTGGCACACCTATTATCAAACATTATCAATAACAAGAATCAATTAAATATCTGTAGAATTAGGCTACAATTTTAAGAAGTGTTTAGAATTAACAAAGGCAACAGGCTAAAATTTGAAATAGTTAACAAAAGTAATAAAAGTTAAGCATACATGTGGGTACTACCACAACAACACCGCCAACGCGTACATGCGAGTACTATGCAGTTTTCTGCAAGTTCAAGTCCAAACACCTGGGCTTGTCGTGattacatgcatgtacatacacaagTACCTCTCTGAGCGGCACATgagtcatacatacatacactcacattcatgtatttgcatatatttgacTATCTGGAGATTCTGTAAGTTTTGAGCACACCACAGGAGAGATCTAAGACAACACAATGTGATCTGTTAGTTAAGATAACTCTGGTTGTGTATTCTGCACCAGTTATACTACTCTTCTATAAAATCAATTTCAATTTCTATTACATTCACTGTGCAGTCCTTAATTTCTCAAAAGTTCATCATCTCAAAATAAAATGGTGCAACCACCATTTTCCAttccccacactcacaaacttACCTGTGCTAACTGAGAAGCCGACGCAGAGGAAACCGACGCCATTGGCTTAGACCCCTGATTAGCCCCGCCCGCCGACCTCTGCCGTGGCCCGTG contains the following coding sequences:
- the trir gene encoding telomerase RNA component interacting RNase; translated protein: MEAKHDSSSSSSSQSHHSSSSSGSSSGSSSDSSGGPGSPASPAHDAPRPGGNAFANDGSFMELFKRKMEEERRRKETGGGGGGHGAAGAGQSSQEKKTISVTSFVGKRRGGARLALKTGVVAKKQKLDAEAESGKGDAWSKYMAEVKKYKAHQCGDDDKTRPLVK